The Streptomyces sp. NBC_00102 genome segment CAGCCGCCTCGACCACGACTCCAACATCCGCCCGTGGATCCAGGCCGCCGAAGCCGTGGGCGCGACAGTCCGCTGGGCCGATTTCGATCCGGAAACCAGCGAACTGACCGTGCGTCATGTCGCTGACGCCATCGGCGACCGGACCCGGCTGGTCGCCGTCACCGGCGCTTCCAACCTCACCGGCACCCGCCCCCACCTGCCCGCGATCGCCCGACTCGTGCACGACGCGGGCGCCCTGCTGCACGTGGACGCGGTCCACCTCGCGGCGCACGCCCCGGTCGACCTCGCCGCCCTCGGCGCGGACTTCCTGGTCTGCTCGCCGTACAAGTTCCTCGGCCCGCACCACGGCGTCCTCGCGAGCCGCCCCGAACTGCTGGAGACCCTCCACCCCGACAAGCTGCTCCCGTCGACCGACGCCGTCCCGGAACGCTTCGAACTGGGCACCCTGCCGTACGAGTTGCTGACCGCGTCCCGCGCAGCCGTGGACTTCCTCGCCACGCTGGCACCGGCCTCGGCCACCGGCTCCCGCCGTGAGCGCCTGACCGCCGCCTTCGAGGCGATCGAGGCCCACGAGGACGCCCTGCGCGTACGCATCGAGACCGGACTCGCGGCACTCGACGGCGTCACCGTCCACTCCCGGGCCGCCCTGCGCACCCCGACGCTGCTGCTCACCTTCCCGGGCCGCTCGGCGGCCGACGCCTCGCGCCACCTGGCCGCACGCGGCGTCGACGCCCCCGCCGGCTCGTTCTACGCCCTGGAGGCCTCCCGCCACCTCGGCCTCGGCGACGGGGGCGGCCTGCGCGTCGGCCTGGCGCCGTACAGCAGCGAGGAGGACGTCGACCTGCTGCTCGACGCCCTGGCCGACTACCTCACCACCACCCCCGCCCAGGGGGACTGAGCGGGGCAGCTCCTACCGCCGCACGCGGTCGGTCGAGGCAGCTCCTACCCCCGCACGCGGTCGGTCGGGGCAGCTCCTACCCCCGCACGCGGCCGGT includes the following:
- a CDS encoding cysteine desulfurase-like protein; the encoded protein is MSYDVHAVRAQIPALKSGSARFDAPGGTQTPQPVIDAIVDALAHPLAVRGVQNEGERNAEAIVTGARSALADLLGADPRGIVFGRSSTQLTYDLARTLAKGWGPGDEIVVSRLDHDSNIRPWIQAAEAVGATVRWADFDPETSELTVRHVADAIGDRTRLVAVTGASNLTGTRPHLPAIARLVHDAGALLHVDAVHLAAHAPVDLAALGADFLVCSPYKFLGPHHGVLASRPELLETLHPDKLLPSTDAVPERFELGTLPYELLTASRAAVDFLATLAPASATGSRRERLTAAFEAIEAHEDALRVRIETGLAALDGVTVHSRAALRTPTLLLTFPGRSAADASRHLAARGVDAPAGSFYALEASRHLGLGDGGGLRVGLAPYSSEEDVDLLLDALADYLTTTPAQGD